Proteins from one Chiloscyllium punctatum isolate Juve2018m chromosome 4, sChiPun1.3, whole genome shotgun sequence genomic window:
- the bmp4 gene encoding bone morphogenetic protein 4 isoform X1 codes for MDCFHLPCFLDTMIPGNRMLMVILLCQVLLGGNASLIPEEGRKKFAEQSQAGGRRSPQNHELLREFEATLLNMFGLQRRPQPSKSAVVPQYMLDLYRLQSGDEVTHDISFEYPERSTSRANTVRSFHHEEHLELMPGQREDSQLRFVFNISVVPENEVLSSAELRLYRERIDSVWDRADGLHRINVYEIMRAPSERGELITRLLDTRLVHQNRTRWESFDVSPAVLRWTVQKQPNHGLAVEVTHLNGSKSQHVRMRRSPQQRHGDWSQLRPLLVTFSHDGKGHALTRRVKRSSKGQRRKKNKSHCRRHSLYVDFSDVGWNDWIVAPPGYQAFYCHGDCPFPLADHLNSTNHAIVQTLVNSVNANIPKACCVPTELSPISMLYLDEYDKVVLKNYQEMVVEGCGCR; via the exons ATGGACTGTTTTCATCTGCCTTGTTTTCT AGACACCATGATTCCTGGTAACCGAATGCTGATGGTAATTTTATTATGCCAGGTCTTACTGGGAGGTAATGCTAGTCTGATACCAGAGGAAGGGAGGAAAAAGTTTGCTGAGCAAAGCCAGGCGGGTGGACGTCGCTCTCCGCAAAACCATGAACTGCTACGGGAATTTGAGGCCACTTTACTCAACATGTTCGGACTGCAACGGCGCCCACAGCCCAGTAAGTCCGCTGTCGTCCCCCAGTACATGTTGGATCTGTACAGGCTGCAGTCTGGGGACGAGGTCACTCACGACATTAGTTTCGAATATCCTGAGAGATCCACAAGCCGGGCCAACACCGTGAGGAGCTTTCACCATGAAG AACACTTGGAGCTGATGCCAGGGCAGAGAGAAGACTCGCAGCTTCGCTTCGTGTTTAATATCAGCGTGGTGCCTGAGAACGAGGTGCTGTCTTCCGCAGAGCTGCGGCTTTACCGGGAGCGAATCGACAGCGTGTGGGACCGGGCCGACGGACTCCACCGTATCAACGTGTACGAGATCATGAGAGCCCCGAGCGAGAGGGGCGAGCTGATCACCAGGCTCTTAGACACCAGGCTGGTCCACCAGAACAGGACACGGTGGGAGAGCTTCGATGTGAGCCCGGCGGTACTCAGATGGACCGTGCAAAAGCAGCCCAACCACGGGCTGGCCGTGGAGGTCACCCACTTGAACGGGTCAAAGAGTCAACACGTCCGGATGCGCCGGTCACCGCAGCAGAGGCACGGCGACTGGTCGCAGCTCAGGCCCTTGCTTGTAACGTTCAGCCACGATGGCAAGGGACACGCTCTCACCCGGAGGGTGAAACGGAGCAGCAAGGGCCAGAGGCGTAAGAAAAACAAATCGCACTGCAGGAGGCACTCTCTCTATGTGGATTTCAGCGATGTGGGCTGGAATGACTGGATAGTGGCACCCCCTGGTTACCAAGCTTTTTACTGTCACGGGGACTGCCCGTTCCCACTGGCGGACCATCTAAACTCTACCAACCACGCCATCGTGCAGACCCTGGTCAATTCTGTCAATGCCAACATCCCTAAAGCTTGCTGTGTCCCGACGGAACTCAGTCCCATCTCAATGCTCTACTTGGACGAATATGACAAAGTTGTTCTGAAAAACTATCAGGAAATGGTTGTAGAGGGATGTGGGTGCCGCTGA
- the bmp4 gene encoding bone morphogenetic protein 4 isoform X2, which produces MIPGNRMLMVILLCQVLLGGNASLIPEEGRKKFAEQSQAGGRRSPQNHELLREFEATLLNMFGLQRRPQPSKSAVVPQYMLDLYRLQSGDEVTHDISFEYPERSTSRANTVRSFHHEEHLELMPGQREDSQLRFVFNISVVPENEVLSSAELRLYRERIDSVWDRADGLHRINVYEIMRAPSERGELITRLLDTRLVHQNRTRWESFDVSPAVLRWTVQKQPNHGLAVEVTHLNGSKSQHVRMRRSPQQRHGDWSQLRPLLVTFSHDGKGHALTRRVKRSSKGQRRKKNKSHCRRHSLYVDFSDVGWNDWIVAPPGYQAFYCHGDCPFPLADHLNSTNHAIVQTLVNSVNANIPKACCVPTELSPISMLYLDEYDKVVLKNYQEMVVEGCGCR; this is translated from the exons ATGATTCCTGGTAACCGAATGCTGATGGTAATTTTATTATGCCAGGTCTTACTGGGAGGTAATGCTAGTCTGATACCAGAGGAAGGGAGGAAAAAGTTTGCTGAGCAAAGCCAGGCGGGTGGACGTCGCTCTCCGCAAAACCATGAACTGCTACGGGAATTTGAGGCCACTTTACTCAACATGTTCGGACTGCAACGGCGCCCACAGCCCAGTAAGTCCGCTGTCGTCCCCCAGTACATGTTGGATCTGTACAGGCTGCAGTCTGGGGACGAGGTCACTCACGACATTAGTTTCGAATATCCTGAGAGATCCACAAGCCGGGCCAACACCGTGAGGAGCTTTCACCATGAAG AACACTTGGAGCTGATGCCAGGGCAGAGAGAAGACTCGCAGCTTCGCTTCGTGTTTAATATCAGCGTGGTGCCTGAGAACGAGGTGCTGTCTTCCGCAGAGCTGCGGCTTTACCGGGAGCGAATCGACAGCGTGTGGGACCGGGCCGACGGACTCCACCGTATCAACGTGTACGAGATCATGAGAGCCCCGAGCGAGAGGGGCGAGCTGATCACCAGGCTCTTAGACACCAGGCTGGTCCACCAGAACAGGACACGGTGGGAGAGCTTCGATGTGAGCCCGGCGGTACTCAGATGGACCGTGCAAAAGCAGCCCAACCACGGGCTGGCCGTGGAGGTCACCCACTTGAACGGGTCAAAGAGTCAACACGTCCGGATGCGCCGGTCACCGCAGCAGAGGCACGGCGACTGGTCGCAGCTCAGGCCCTTGCTTGTAACGTTCAGCCACGATGGCAAGGGACACGCTCTCACCCGGAGGGTGAAACGGAGCAGCAAGGGCCAGAGGCGTAAGAAAAACAAATCGCACTGCAGGAGGCACTCTCTCTATGTGGATTTCAGCGATGTGGGCTGGAATGACTGGATAGTGGCACCCCCTGGTTACCAAGCTTTTTACTGTCACGGGGACTGCCCGTTCCCACTGGCGGACCATCTAAACTCTACCAACCACGCCATCGTGCAGACCCTGGTCAATTCTGTCAATGCCAACATCCCTAAAGCTTGCTGTGTCCCGACGGAACTCAGTCCCATCTCAATGCTCTACTTGGACGAATATGACAAAGTTGTTCTGAAAAACTATCAGGAAATGGTTGTAGAGGGATGTGGGTGCCGCTGA